The following are encoded in a window of Hippoglossus stenolepis isolate QCI-W04-F060 chromosome 10, HSTE1.2, whole genome shotgun sequence genomic DNA:
- the LOC118116013 gene encoding LOW QUALITY PROTEIN: histone H1 (The sequence of the model RefSeq protein was modified relative to this genomic sequence to represent the inferred CDS: inserted 1 base in 1 codon) — MTEVAPAAAPAPAATKAKAAKKKVVKPKKVGPSVSELIVKAVSASKERSGVSVAALKKALAAGGYDVEKNNARVNNTIKKLVVNETLVQTXGTGATGSFKMSKKVETKVQKPEKKAAPKAKKPAAKKPAVAKKPKSAAAKKPAAAKKSLKKVTKPAAAKEPTKSPKKVVKSPKKVAKSPKKAAEIPKKVVQKAPATKKAPAKKVAKPKVKRTAAKKK; from the exons ATGACAGAAGtcgctccagctgcagctccagctccagccgcCACCAAGGCTAAAGCGGCCAAGAAGAAGGTCGTGAAACCGAAGAAGGTCGGTCCCAGCGTCAGTGAGCTCATCGTGAAAGCCGTGTCCGCGTCCAAGGAGCGGAGCGGCGTGTCAGTGGCCGCCCTCAAGAAGGCTCTGGCTGCCGGAGGCTACGATGTGGAGAAGAACAATGCCCGCGTCAACAACACCATCAAGAAGCTGGTGGTCAACGAGACCCTGGTCCAGA AGGGAACCGGGGCCACCGGCTCGTTCAAGATGAGCAAGAAGGTGGAGACCAAGGTCCAGAAGCCGGAGAAGAAGGCCGCTCCCAAAGCGAAGAAGCCCGCCGCCAAGAAACCCGCAGTGGCTAAAAAGCCCAAGTCAGCGGCAGCCAAGAAGCCAGCAGCCGCTAAAAAGTCCCTGAAGAAGGTGACGAAACCAGCAGCGGCCAAGGAGCCCACCAAGAGCCCCAAGAAGGTGGTGAAGAGCCCCAAGAAGGTAGCGAAGAGCCCCAAGAAAGCAGCGGAGATCCCCAAGAAGGTGGTGCAAAAGGCGCCTGCTACCAAGAAAGCCCCCGCGAAGAAGGTCGCCAAACCCAAAGTGAAGAGGACAGCAGCCAAGAAGAAGTGA
- the LOC118116085 gene encoding histone H4: protein MSGRGKGGKGLGKGGAKRHRKVLRDNIQGITKPAIRRLARRGGVKRISGLIYEETRGVLKVFLENVIRDAVTYTEHAKRKTVTAMDVVYALKRQGRTLYGFGG from the coding sequence ATGTCTGGacgaggaaagggaggaaaagggctCGGTAAAGGAGGCGCAAAGCGTCACCGCAAAGTTCTCCGTGATAACATCCAGGGAATTACCAAGCCCGCCATCCGCCGCCTGGCTCGCCGTGGCGGAGTGAAGCGTATCTCCGGTCTGATCTACGAGGAGACCCGCGGCGTGTTGAAGGTTTTCCTGGAGAATGTGATCCGCGATGCTGTCACCTACACCGAGCACGCCAAGAGGAAGACCGTGACCGCCATGGACGTGGTGTATGCTCTGAAGAGACAGGGCCGCACTCTGTACGGCTTCGGTGGATAA
- the LOC118116037 gene encoding histone H3: MARTKQTARKSTGGKAPRKQLATKAARKSAPATGGVKKPHRYRPGTVALREIRRYQKSTELLIRKLPFQRLVREIAQDFKTDLRFQSSAVMALQEASEAYLVGLFEDTNLCAIHAKRVTIMPKDIQLARRIRGERA, from the coding sequence ATGGCAAGAACCAAGCAGACTGCGCGTAAATCCACCGGAGGCAAAGCCCCCAGGAAGCAACTGGCCACCAAGGCTGCTCGTAAGAGCGCCCCGGCCACCGGCGGCGTGAAGAAGCCTCACCGTTACAGGCCCGGTACCGTGGCTCTGAGAGAGATCCGTCGCTACCAGAAATCGACGGAGCTGCTGATCCGCAAGCTGCCCTTCCAGCGCCTGGTCAGAGAAATCGCTCAGGATTTCAAGACCGACCTGCGCTTCCAGAGCTCCGCTGTCATGGCTCTGCAGGAGGCCAGCGAGGCTTACCTGGTCGGCCTGTTTGAGGACACCAACCTGTGCGCCATCCACGCCAAGAGGGTTACCATCATGCCCAAGGACATACAGCTGGCCCGCCGCATCCGTGGAGAGAGAgcttaa
- the LOC118116057 gene encoding histone H2B produces MPEPAKPAPKKGSKKAVAKAPGKGGKKRRKSRKESYAIYVYKVLKQVHPDTGISSKAMGIMNCFVSDIFERIAGEASRLAHYNKRSTITSREIQTAVRLLLPGELAKHAVSEGTKAVTKYTSSK; encoded by the coding sequence ATGCCTGAACCAGCGAAGCCTGCGCCCAAGAAGGGCTCCAAGAAAGCGGTGGCGAAGGCCCCCGGTAAGGgcggaaagaagaggagaaagtccagGAAGGAGAGCTACGCCATCTACGTGTACAAGGTGCTGAAGCAGGTCCACCCCGACACTGGGATCTCCTCCAAGGCCATGGGCATCATGAACTGCTTCGTGAGCGACATCTTCGAGCGCATCGCCGGTGAGGCCTCTCGTCTGGCTCATTACAACAAGCgctccaccatcacctccagggAGATTCAGACCGccgtccgcctgctgctgcccggGGAGCTGGCTAAACACGCCGTGTCTGAGGGCACCAAGGCCGTGACCAAGTACACCAGCTCCAAGTAA